The following nucleotide sequence is from Aneurinibacillus soli.
TGATACCGGAGAGTAAGAACATCTCATGTGCAAACTCATTTAGGCTATATTCAAACAATGTTTCATTATCTGTTTTAAGCTGAATGTATCCGTCTGGATTCAACACGTTCTTGTACTTAGAAAGAAAAGAACGATCTGTCAGACGACGCTTGGCATGACGCTTTTTCGGCCATGGATCGCTAAAATTCAAGTAAATACGGTTCACTTCACCCGAGGCGAAGTAGTCTTCGAGATCATTTACATTAATCCAAAGAAAGGAAATATTGGTAAGCCCTTTTTCTTCCGCCTTTTTTACTGCTTGAATCAGAACTTCTTCATGCAGTTCTACCCCAAAGAAGTTAATGTCTGGATTTTGTTCGGCGAGTGTGGTGATGAAGTTACCTTTGCCGGTTCCAAGCTCGATATGGATCGGGTTGTCATTGCCGAAAAATGCGCGCCAGTTTCCTTTATGGTCCGGGCCATTCATCGGTACGAGTTTCGGGTAAGTCGCCATTTCTTCACGCACACCCGGTCTTTTACGTAAACGCATAGTCTAGATCACCTGTTCATACGGATTTTTTCACTGTTCTCTATATTACGTGAAGTACAGAATGGACGCAAGACAGCACCGTCTTTTTTCATCCAAAAAAAAAGACGCCCGAATGTCGGCCGTCAAAGGTAAGAGGTATATTAAAAGGGGGTTTTTCATCACACTTATAAGATACCGTATAAATATTACATCTGTATTACAAAACCGTTACCAAACTATTATATTTCAAAAACTTCCCCTGGTTTAACAACACGACCGCGCATCTTCTTCTCTTCGAGTCGATTTACGAACGTCTCAACATCCTGCTGGATGACCGGAAAAGTGTCATAGTGAACCGGAATAGTAAGTTTAGCCCCAATCCATTCCGATGCCTGAAGGGCATCATCCGGTCCCATCGTGTAGTTATCGCCCATCGGAACAAACGCCACATCAATTTTGTTCCGTTCCCCAATCATTTTCAAGTCACTAAATAGGCCGGTGTCCCCAACATGATACACCGTTTTATCCCCGACTGTGACGAGGAACCCGGCTGGCATACCCGCATACACGATGCGTTGTTCCTCATCAAGCACCAAACCTGAACTA
It contains:
- a CDS encoding metal-dependent hydrolase — encoded protein: MKITYHGHSCVQITHEGQSLIIDPFLTGNSLAAVKPEEISVQYILLTHAHGDHFGDTITIAKRCGATVVAIHELATYLSWQGLNTHGMNIGGSFSFGWFTAKMTQAFHSSGLVLDEEQRIVYAGMPAGFLVTVGDKTVYHVGDTGLFSDLKMIGERNKIDVAFVPMGDNYTMGPDDALQASEWIGAKLTIPVHYDTFPVIQQDVETFVNRLEEKKMRGRVVKPGEVFEI
- the trmB gene encoding tRNA (guanosine(46)-N7)-methyltransferase TrmB, translating into MRLRKRPGVREEMATYPKLVPMNGPDHKGNWRAFFGNDNPIHIELGTGKGNFITTLAEQNPDINFFGVELHEEVLIQAVKKAEEKGLTNISFLWINVNDLEDYFASGEVNRIYLNFSDPWPKKRHAKRRLTDRSFLSKYKNVLNPDGYIQLKTDNETLFEYSLNEFAHEMFLLSGITLDLHKSEYAEGNVMTEYEAKFVERGMRIYRCLAAHPMQLMAIAHGKK